Genomic DNA from Corynebacterium kroppenstedtii:
TCACACCGATCTGTTCCATGAGCAGTGGGATCGTTCGCAGAAGGCGTTGCAGCTGGAATCCTAAACGGCTATTGAGCACGGCCTGGAATCGGTGAATGTTCGGTTCCGGGCCGTTTTCTCGTGTCTTTCACTTGTCGCATCCTGGTGTTTATTATCAGTGGCGGTAAACCGTTCACGGTAGGAAGCCTCTAGAGTAGGAAGTATGTTGCCTTCGTCACACAGCGTTTCGCTTTTCCCCTTCAGTGCCGTGGTTGGGCAGGACCAACTGAAATTAGCGCTGATCTTGACCGCTATTTCTCCCCGCATCGGCGGTGTCGTTGTTAGAGGCGAAAAAGGCACGGCTAAGACGACGACAGTTCGCGCTTTCTCCCGGATGCTTCCGGACCCGAAGGCGAAGGTTGTTAACCTCCCGTTGGGTGCAACAGAAGACCGTGTGGTGGGCTCTATTGATGTCGAGCGTGTTCTGACAACAGGCCATGCTGAATACCAGCCCGGCTTGCTCAGTGAAGCAAACGGGGGAGTGCTGTATGTCGATGAAATCAACCTGCTGGCGGACCATTTAGTCGATATCATTCTCGACGCTGCCGCAACTGGCCATATCAGCATCGAACGCGACGCAGTGTCCCACACTGAGGACACCGACTTTGTCCTCGTCGGCACGATGAACCCGGAAGAAGGGGAGTTGCGCCCCCAGCTCTTGGACCGGTTTGGTTTGGCTGTCGACGTTTCCGCGCCGCGTGACACGAAGTCGCGGACGGAAGTAATGCGCCGGCGCTTGGCCTTCGATGAGAACCCCGAGGAATTCCTCGAGCAGTGGGCCGATGCCGAGAGGGACATCGCAACGCGCATTGTCGCTGCTAAAGAGCGTGTGACAGGAGTAGAACTCACCGACGTCGTCTTGGGGCGAATCGCATCCATCTGTGCATCTTTTGATGTCGATGGCATGCGCGCAGACCTCGTGATTGCCCGTGCCGCCGCCGCCCATGCTGCCTGGGAAGGCCGGACAACGATCAAGGACTCGGACATTAAAGTCGCGGCCGAGTTGGCGCTCCCGCACCGACGTCGGGACCCCTTCGATTCCCCTGATATCAGCGACGACGAGCTCGACGAAGCGTTGGACCGCGCACGTGACGAGGTCCCCGATGAACCGGATGACGACTCCGCGCCGGACAACACCGAGGACAGTGATGGTGACGTCGATACTAACGATGTCGACGACCCCACCAGCGACGATGGCCACTCGGATGAGACCCCTGACCCCAGCGCTGAGCAGCCCACACCGCAGCAGAACAAGTCCGATGCAGATAACGATGACAACCGCGGTCCGGCACCGCAGGAAGGAGGCCGCGCCGCCCAGGGCGCGCCCTTTCGTCGCTAGGCTTGTTCAGCTTCAGAAGTTAGGCCAGGTCGAATCCACCGCGCTGGGGCGACGATCGCATGCCATCTCAGCGCACGGCTCAACTATCCGAGCAGTACGAGACGGTCACGGTTTCAACGTCGTGGGGACGGTCCTCGCCGCGGCAGATCGTGGAGCGCGGATCGACAATCACACTCACCGTGTTCCTCTGGAATCGAATGACGTGCGCGGAAGCGTTCGTCGTGGATCGGAAGCAAACCTCGTCGTGTTCCTCGTCGATGCCTCGGGGTCGATGGCAGCACGCGACCGTCTCTCAGCTGTGACAGGAGCGATTATGTCGATGCTAACCGACGCTTACCAGCGCCGCGACAAGGTCGCCGTGATCACTATCCATGGGTCAGAAGCAACAGTCGTTCTTCCGCCTACACGGTCGATCACGATCGCTGCTCGTCGTTTAGCCGATGTCAAAATAGGTGGACGTACCCCGTTGGCCGCCGGGCTCGATAAAGCTTATGAGCTAATTACCCGCGAGCATTATCGCGAGCCTGGCCGTAGAGCTATCCTCATGTGTCTGTCGGACGGACGCGCAAATGGCAAAGGTGGTCTGGCTGCTGCCGAGGTAGCAGCTCGTCGTATCGCTCGCCGAGGGCTTGTAGGGAGCGTTGTCATCGATTGTGAACGCCCAGGCCGGGTGCGATTAGGTTTAGCATCACGACTAGCAGCGAACCTCCATGCCCCGTGTGTTCGGTTAGATGAGTTGTCGGCCGATAACCTAGGTGGAGTCATCAAGACGGTGAGCTAAAGCGACGACTCTGCTCAGCTCCGAGTAGACGCAGCGATAATTGCATAGACGCACGCTCGCAGACTAGATTGTGAAAGCCCTGGTCAGGCGCGTTGATGGAGCACAGGCAACGACAGTCACCGAGGAGAAAGACGACAATGCCCAAAGGAAAAGTTGATCCCGCAAACATCCCCAATGACGGATTAACGACACGACAACGACGGATGCTCCCCGTCACCGCAGTCAACACTGGCGATGGCAAAGGAAAATCCACAGCCGCTTTCGGCATGGCCCTGCGCGCGTGGAACCAAGGAATGAACATCGGCGTCTTCCAGTTCGTCAAATCGGCGAAATGGCGAGTCGGCGAGGAAGCCGTCTTCCGGAAACTTGGGGAGCTCCACGACGAGACTGGTGTCGGCGGACCCGTCGAATGGCACAAAATGGGAGAAGGATGGTCATGGTCTCGGACTAAGGGAACCGAAGACGACCACGCACGCAATGCCCTCGATGGGTGGCATGAGGTTGCCCGACGGCTTCACGAGGAAACCCACGACTTTTATGTTCTTGACGAATTTACCTATCCCATGGCATGGGGATGGGTTCCTGTCGAGGAAGTAGCCGAGACACTCCGGAACCGCCCTGGAACCCAACACGTCGTTATTACGGGCCGGCGAGCACCCCAAGAGATCATTGACGTAGCCGACCTTGTGACCAAGATGGAGAAAATCAAGCATCCCATGGATCAAGGAAGAAAAGGTCAGAAAGGTATCGAGTGGTAAACACCCAAGATACGGGCGCGCCGGGACTCGTCATTGCCGGTTCAGCCTCTGGGACGGGAAAGACGACGCTTGCCACTGGTCTGATGGCGGCATTGAGCCGACGCCATGTTGTTGCACCGTTTAAAGTGGGCCCCGACTACATTGACCCTGGTTACCATGGTGTAGCCACGGGACGGCCGGGACGTAACCTCGATTCAGTCATGTGTGGAACCGACCGTATAGCACCGTTGTATCGTCACGGCTCATTGGGCGCGGATATTGCTGTGGTGGAAGGTGTGATGGGTCTTTTCGACGGTAGAATCCCGGCCTTGTCCTCGCACGGTAGAGACAAAAGTAGTGCAGTGGACAGCGGTTCCCTTGCTAGCGGCTCCACGGCCGAAGTGGCGAGGCTAGTTGGCCTTCCTGTCGTTCTCGTCATTGATGTCCGAGGCATGAGTCAGTCGGTCGGAGCCGTCGTGAAAGGTTTTATGACTCTGGATCCGGATGTGACCATCGCTGGCGTGATCTTGAATCGAGTGGGTTCCACTAGACACACGGCTGTCGCGACGAAAGCGGTCGAAGAGCAGGGGGTCCCAGTTATTGGTGCGGTTCCGCGTGCCGTCGATGTTGAGGTGCCTAGTCGGCATTTGGGGCTAATCACGACGTCTGAGTGGAGTGCGGAAGCGCAAGAAGCTGTCGACCATATGGCAGACATGGTGGAAGACTCTGTTGACCTGGACGCTGTGCGCGCCCTGGCTACACCGCCCGCGCCGGGCCCGGTGTGGAATCCTGCTGAGGAGATAAAGCAGTACCCTTCGCCTACGACGCATCACCACCCTGGCGCGGGTTCTTGTCGCCAACGACCATTGATTGCCATGGTTGGTGGGCCAGCATTTAGCTTCTCATACGCAGAGCATCGGGAACTGCTCGACGCAGCAGGTGCTGATGTCATTGATGTGGATCCGTTGGGGGATGAAGAAACGGCGTGCGATGCTGTCCGGCGATCTGACGGGATTATCATCCCTGGAGGTTTTCCGGAAGAGCATGTGAAGGAGCTGTCCTCGAGACGACACTTAGCTCAGCTCATCCGTGAATCAGCGAATTGCCATCGTCCTATTCACGCCGAGTGCGCTGGGTTGTTGTGGCTCCTTGAGAGTTTGGAAGGCTATCCCATGTGTGGGGTATTTCCGGCATCCGCAC
This window encodes:
- a CDS encoding cobyrinate a,c-diamide synthase; protein product: MVNTQDTGAPGLVIAGSASGTGKTTLATGLMAALSRRHVVAPFKVGPDYIDPGYHGVATGRPGRNLDSVMCGTDRIAPLYRHGSLGADIAVVEGVMGLFDGRIPALSSHGRDKSSAVDSGSLASGSTAEVARLVGLPVVLVIDVRGMSQSVGAVVKGFMTLDPDVTIAGVILNRVGSTRHTAVATKAVEEQGVPVIGAVPRAVDVEVPSRHLGLITTSEWSAEAQEAVDHMADMVEDSVDLDAVRALATPPAPGPVWNPAEEIKQYPSPTTHHHPGAGSCRQRPLIAMVGGPAFSFSYAEHRELLDAAGADVIDVDPLGDEETACDAVRRSDGIIIPGGFPEEHVKELSSRRHLAQLIRESANCHRPIHAECAGLLWLLESLEGYPMCGVFPASAHMNKRVTLGYREATATQSSVLWHHGDRLIGHEFHHTSLVIDDVATGGSTDPSEHQSAWTWTGWDGHNVYEGWVRNNIHASYLHTHPAAMPSAIVHFVDACREFHDEQASHCA
- a CDS encoding vWA domain-containing protein, whose amino-acid sequence is MTTAVRHRRKEAAPPRARPFVARLVQLQKLGQVESTALGRRSHAISAHGSTIRAVRDGHGFNVVGTVLAAADRGARIDNHTHRVPLESNDVRGSVRRGSEANLVVFLVDASGSMAARDRLSAVTGAIMSMLTDAYQRRDKVAVITIHGSEATVVLPPTRSITIAARRLADVKIGGRTPLAAGLDKAYELITREHYREPGRRAILMCLSDGRANGKGGLAAAEVAARRIARRGLVGSVVIDCERPGRVRLGLASRLAANLHAPCVRLDELSADNLGGVIKTVS
- a CDS encoding ATP-binding protein — its product is MLPSSHSVSLFPFSAVVGQDQLKLALILTAISPRIGGVVVRGEKGTAKTTTVRAFSRMLPDPKAKVVNLPLGATEDRVVGSIDVERVLTTGHAEYQPGLLSEANGGVLYVDEINLLADHLVDIILDAAATGHISIERDAVSHTEDTDFVLVGTMNPEEGELRPQLLDRFGLAVDVSAPRDTKSRTEVMRRRLAFDENPEEFLEQWADAERDIATRIVAAKERVTGVELTDVVLGRIASICASFDVDGMRADLVIARAAAAHAAWEGRTTIKDSDIKVAAELALPHRRRDPFDSPDISDDELDEALDRARDEVPDEPDDDSAPDNTEDSDGDVDTNDVDDPTSDDGHSDETPDPSAEQPTPQQNKSDADNDDNRGPAPQEGGRAAQGAPFRR
- the cobO gene encoding cob(I)yrinic acid a,c-diamide adenosyltransferase, which codes for MPKGKVDPANIPNDGLTTRQRRMLPVTAVNTGDGKGKSTAAFGMALRAWNQGMNIGVFQFVKSAKWRVGEEAVFRKLGELHDETGVGGPVEWHKMGEGWSWSRTKGTEDDHARNALDGWHEVARRLHEETHDFYVLDEFTYPMAWGWVPVEEVAETLRNRPGTQHVVITGRRAPQEIIDVADLVTKMEKIKHPMDQGRKGQKGIEW